A portion of the Gorilla gorilla gorilla isolate KB3781 chromosome X, NHGRI_mGorGor1-v2.1_pri, whole genome shotgun sequence genome contains these proteins:
- the CYSLTR1 gene encoding cysteinyl leukotriene receptor 1 — MDETGNLTVSSATCHDTIDDFRNQVYSTLYSMISVVGFFGNGFVLYVLIKTYHEKSAFQVYMINLAVADLLCVCTLPLRVVYYVHKGIWLFGDFLCRLSTYALYVNLYCSIFFMTAMSFFRCIAIVFPVRNINLVTQKKARFVCVGIWIFVILTSSPFLMAKPQKDEKNNTKCFEPPQDNQTKNHVLVLHYVSLFVGFIIPFVIIIVCYTMIILTLLKKSMKKNLSSHKKAIGMIMVVTAAFLVSFMPYHIQRTIHLHFLHNETKPCDSVLRMQKSVVITLSLAASNCCFDPLLYFFSGGNFRKRLSTFRKHSLSSVTYVPRKKASLPEKGEEICKV; from the coding sequence ATGGATGAAACAGGAAATCTGACAGTATCTTCTGCCACATGCCATGACACTATTGATGACTTCCGCAATCAAGTGTATTCCACCTTGTACTCTATGATCTCTGTTGTAGGCTTCTTTGGCAATGGCTTTGTGCTCTATGTCCTCATAAAAACTTATCATGAGAAGTCAGCCTTCCAAGTATACATGATTAATTTAGCAGTAGCGGATCTACTTTGTGTGTGCACACTGCCTCTCCGTGTGGTCTATTATGTTCACAAAGGCATTTGGCTCTTTGGTGACTTCTTGTGCCGCCTCAGCACCTATGCTTTGTATGTCAACCTGTATTGTAGCATCTTCTTTATGACAGCCATGAGCTTTTTCCGGTGCATTGCAATTGTTTTTCCAGTCCGGAACATTAATTTGGTTACACAGAAAAAAGCCAGGTTTGTGTGTGTAGGTATTTGGATTTTTGTGATTTTGACCAGTTCTCCATTTCTAATGGCCAAACcacaaaaagatgagaaaaataataccaaGTGCTTTGAGCCCCCACAAGACAATCAAACTAAAAATCATGTTTTGGTCTTGCATTATGTGTCATTGTTTGTTGGCTTTATCATCCCTTTTGTTATTATAATTGTCTGTTACACAATGATCATTTTGACCTtactaaaaaaatcaatgaaaaaaaatctgtcaagtCATAAAAAGGCTATAGGAATGATCATGGTCGTGACCGCTGCCTTTTTAGTCAGTTTCATGCCATATCATATTCAACGTACCATTCACCTTCATTTTTTACACAATGAAACTAAACCCTGTGATTCTGTCCTTAGAATGCAGAAGTCCGTGGTCATAACCTTGTCTCTGGCTGCATCCAATTGTTGCTTTGACCCTCTCCTATATTTCTTTTCTGGGGGTAACTTTAGGAAAAGGCTGTCTACATTTAGAAAGCATTCTTTGTCCAGCGTGACTTACGTACCCAGAAAGAAGGCCTCTTTGccagaaaaaggagaagaaatatgTAAAGTATAG